A region of bacterium BMS3Abin08 DNA encodes the following proteins:
- the fliS_2 gene encoding flagellar protein FliS, with the protein MNSAMEYRRVEINTSDKVRIVSLLYDGAISFMRMALQGIEDGDIVSKGLYIGKATSIVGELSSSLDMETGGEISPNLKRLYDFILDRLFHANMRNDRDAMDVAIKVLDVLRDAWKDIEKNQHCRPAVEGRPLGMGVRV; encoded by the coding sequence ATGAACAGTGCGATGGAGTACAGAAGGGTGGAGATCAATACTTCCGACAAGGTGAGGATAGTCTCTTTGCTCTATGACGGAGCAATCAGCTTCATGCGGATGGCATTGCAGGGTATTGAGGATGGGGATATTGTCTCGAAGGGGCTGTATATCGGGAAGGCTACTTCCATAGTCGGTGAGCTTTCAAGTTCGCTCGACATGGAGACAGGTGGGGAGATCTCCCCGAATCTCAAGAGGCTGTATGACTTTATCCTTGACAGGCTCTTTCATGCAAATATGAGGAATGACAGGGATGCAATGGATGTTGCAATAAAGGTCCTCGATGTCCTGAGGGATGCATGGAAGGATATTGAAAAGAATCAGCATTGCAGGCCTGCTGTGGAAGGCCGGCCTTTAGGGATGGGGGTCAGGGTATGA